CGAGAAATGAGGTTGTTATATTCGAGTTAAAGCACATTATTCAGCAAGTTTTTAATAGTAATCAGGTGGTAAATTGCTCCATATTAAAactaatttggcagttcaataaTTAGCCACTTCACAGTCCATGACTGAAGCCACAACATATTTTGTACATAACTAAATATAAAGTGCCCTAATGTGATTTTATTCTTTCCCGGGCAGTCTCTTCCAATAAATCGTTTGTACTAGCGCTGGCAGGgcctcatttttaaatttttgaaaaccgagtttaaaatatttaatcattTCATGCTTAGTTTACAAATGAGCTCTTCTATTTTCTGATTATCACTTCTACCCAGGAAGAAATAACGCGTTCATTTTAGAACAAGACGCGGGACTATTTGACGACTTAATCGAGAAACAGCACACCTCTTGTTACTCCAGCAATGAGGAGGCGCTTTCTCCTATCAAGGAACAACTGGGACAAACTTTCTACTAGCCATTTCCCGACGTTGGTCCAGTCCGGAAGAAGCGCTTAAAAACACCCGGGGGGAATTTGCTTCGGCGGTTTGGCTAGCGCTAGTTCTATACCGTTTGCCGAACCGCAAAACTGTCCATCGCTCCCCACGCTTCCGCATGTCACGAGGAGCTACCAAGTTTACCCACGTGCCCATTCTCCCGTAACCCCCCGTTACCCACCAAGCGTCGCGCGCCTGCTTTGTCTCGGGACAAGCACAACACGGCTTCAGCGAAGGCGGCGGCTTTTGCTCCGCCTGAGCTGGGGCTTGGAGACCCGCCGGATCGCAGGAGGCCAGGTTCGACATCCCTTCTACTTGCGCAGGCGCACAAGCCGCCAGGACTCAGACTTACGGAGAAGGGCAGGCTCGGATTTCCGCCGTCGCCACTAGGTTACGATACTCCAGCCGTCGTTTGTGACGTAATATCTCCTATGTTCTATATACGGAAACCGTGAACTGTAGAATAATCCGAGACCGAGCAGAGGATGAGGAAGTTTCTTAATGCGGCGATGCGTCTTTTGATGGAGGACAACGAGGCATTGAAAACTACTGATCAACCTTTTTACGGCAGACTGTGTCTAATGATCCCCAAAGTAGCCGAGCcgcgaatcaatcaatcaatcaatcaatttatttatttacttggatttataaaatccaaataaatttataaattcttTTAGTTTTTTAGTTTTAAGATTGTTATTTCTTTTGAGCTatgattttttcctgtttttctatacttttttctttcattctctgtcaACTAGGTTGGGTGGACTTTCGAACTAGTGTATAGTTTCAAATACTAGTTTCGTTGTTTTGCATTCTTGAAATATATGCTTTTGTTGAGGTAATGCCCGTCAAGCTCTGCTAGGTGGCAGCAGAATGTTATAAGCAACGTCGAATCTGAACAGAACAGAGAAGACAATCCCAGGACATAGGgcgtaaacaaaaaacaaaacgcgGAAGACGATTTAAGTGGGCACGTCTGTAAAGTCACAAAAGTGGACTAAAAGCAAATTCGTTTGTCTTCTATGCGCATAGATGTTTTATACAAATGGCTCATTAGACTGGAATTTATAGTACCAGGGGGCTTCTCTTCAGTTTTCCGGGTTGAGTTTTCGAGAGAAATTCTCCCAGAAATATATTCTTAATGGAAATGCTCCTTTCTTAACTCGCCCGAATGTGAAAGAGGAGCCTTGTTGATACCGACGCGTTGCTCCTTTTTTCTGGGCAAAGCGTCAAGAAAAGAATCCAAGTTACTTAGCGGCGGAGCGATTTGCACTCCAACCCCAACTCTATAATATCGCTCCAGGAAGTGACATGAGCCCTTTTAGTTCGGCTCTGTTGCTGTGGAAACGGTTGCTATGTGAGCGGCGCCGACAACCTTCCGAAGCGGCGGCAGAGACCAAGGTGGCCGCAAGATGAATCAATCGGTGACCGTTGTTCCGCCGCTGGACCAGACTGGGATCCGGTATCGCAGGAAGATGGCTCCCAACCGGGCTTTTGATTTCATTTATGGTAACCAAGGGGATGCTGATGGGGCTTGCTTTTCTATAGCGGCCGGGGGAAGTCAACTTCTCGGGATTTGCAAGGGCCCGCTGAGCCTCAAATCAGCCAGCCGATTTTACTCCAGTTTGTGAAGTAATTCTGTGGTTCGGTGTATTCTGGACTAAGAAAATTGGATTGGTCATCCTAATTAAACTAAGTATAGGTAAAAATGTCTTGAAATCAGAGTGACTGATAATTGGCAGTTATAAACTCCAGTTCAAGAGCATATAGTCCCAATGGGAATCTGTACAGTAGAGAAGAAAGGACAGTTGTGCTTTTGTATGGAAACAGGACCAGAATTACCATAATATGGACTTTCAGCCCATCATAGGTATATTATAGCCTAAATTTTTctattacagataatcctcgacttgcaaccatttgcttagtgacaaATTCACAGTTACAATAGCACGgggaaaaagtgtcttatgaccagtTTACACACTTTTGACTGCTGCCatgtcctcatggtcatgtgatcaaaatttgggtacttggcaagtggcatgtatttatgacagttggactGTCATGTTACCATTATTTGTAATTTCCCaggtggcttccaacaagcaaggtcAGTGTGGGGAGCTAGATTCAATTAgtgattgcatgattcacttaactgtggcacaaaaagtcataaaatggggcaaaactcacttaactgtcttgcttaacaatgaaaatttgcggctcaattgtggtcataagttgaggactacgtttACTGTAATTATTATAAACCACACTCAAAATTAATCTATGTGATAGGCAATGATCATTAATTTGCACTTTatatgattgttatggatatcaTAATTATAATTGACTTGATTGTGAGTTGTACATCTTAAAACATGTTTCCATGACAAACTTAATCACAAATTTTTCATGCTAACATTCTGATTTTTCTGCTTTTGGCTTTATAATAATGTTCTGTTTGTTAAAGTTCGAGTTCATTTGCAAATACTTACCTATAGAAtaattttaacttgcattttgtaTGCATTGTTTACGGTTTCATTGAGTGACTTGATTGCTTTTGCATTTATCTACTCCACCTCATTTATAAAAaggcaaataaatataaataaaagctaCTGAGAATTCCCAAAGTATCATCACAATTAACTTTCTGTACCTACTTCTTACATCAGAATTTATACCAGAGTATGCAAGGTAGTTTCATCTTGAAATTAAACTCGAAGCCATATTAGAAAGGATATAAGTTATTAATAAAGGCTTAACAGGATTgtctaatataatatattttgttaaatttattaaagTATTTCCATTTCTGTATATGTATTTTAGATCCATTGTATGAGCTATCAAGTGCAAAAGATCATGCACAGGCAAATGTCCAAGCTCATCTTATTCATGATGAAATGGTAGGTAATTATAGTCTAAAACTATTTCTCACAGTACTTGTCTTTCTGTGAAAAATAACTTGCTGTTGCTAggtattttgaaatttatttcatAGGAAATATAACTTTAAAAGAAAGCATAGTTTCTACCTAAATCTACATGGTATTAGATTGTTGCATGATTTCTTTGAATAATAGTTTGAGATGCTTATGTAAACAGAAATTTTCAACCTTTTTAGTACAGAGAAatgtaggtaatcctcaatttgcaacagttcatttagtgaccattcaaatggcactgaaagaagtgacttatgaccatttttcacacttacaaccattgcagcatccctatggtcatgtgatcaaaatttaggcacttggcaactgagtcatatgtgccctggggtcatgtgatcatcttctgcaaaattctaacaagcaaagtcaatgggaaagccagattcactcaataaccatattactaacttaacaactgcaatgaatacttaacaattgtggcatgaaaggtcataaaatgtggcaaaattcacttaacaattaacaGTTTCTGTTAAGCAATAGAAATTTCGTGCTCAGTTGTGATCAAAAGCCAAAGTACTTGAATAGtggaatatatgtatgtatatatctgtaTATCTAAGTTAAATATAAAACTATTAACTATAGTTATAAACATTATGTTTATACATTAAGGCAGAAAATTAAATTTGACAATTTTAAAGGTACTAATTGGTATAGTTTCAGTTTACTTGTAATGTTTTATTAGAgagaaaattctgttttcacaagCAGTTATTCAAACTGCCAGTAAATCCTGTACTGGCAGTTGAGTGTTTTAGTGATTTGAACAGTGTAAGaaaaaacaagttttttaaaaaatcctcacaAAAAAGAGTGCCCAGTCTTAATATTTTCTTCATATAAATGACTTAAAACAAGTAgattgttaaaaagtttgacaatTATCATACGTAGaattatatttgtatgtgtatatCCTAATTATATTTGtgtgaaaaaataattatatataaatacaaatataattcTACTTATGATAATTGTCAAACATTTTAAGACTCTACTTGTTTTAAGTCATTTATATGAAGAAAATATTAAGACTTAGGCTCTCATTTTTGAAGATGCCAAAAACATCACCATGGATAGGATTCATTGGAAGAAACTTGCTGCCCTATGTGCTTCATGCAAAAGGaaccgatgatgatgatgaattatatttgtatttaagCCTTAgatataacataatatataatgttacatttctgtctttttcatataaaaagaggaaagtaCCAGAATTTAAAGCCATGTTTAGTAATTTGGTTCACTATCCATCGTACTTTGTGcaatta
This genomic window from Ahaetulla prasina isolate Xishuangbanna chromosome 2, ASM2864084v1, whole genome shotgun sequence contains:
- the LOC131193725 gene encoding cytochrome c oxidase copper chaperone, yielding MSNLASCDPAGLQAPAQAEQKPPPSLKPCCACPETKQARDACIIEKGEENCGHLIEAHKECMRALGFKI